CCCAGCACCTGGGCAAGCTGACCTTCCCGATCATCCAGCGCGACGTGAACGACATCCTCACCGTGAGCGACGACGAGCTGGTGTCCTGCATGCGCTTCTTCGCCGAGCGCATGAAGATCGTGGTGGAGCCGACCGGTTGCCTGGGGTTCGCGGCGGCGCGCAGGATGAAGGAGCAGTTGAAGGGGAAGAAGGTCGGGGTGTTGATCAGTGGCGGGAATATCGACCTGGGGCGGTTCGCGAGCCTGCTCGGCGATCAAGCGTAGGGTGGACGGCAGAGCCGTCCACCCTACGCAGGCGGTCTACTCAAGCCGCCAGCGGCAACGCCACCTGCAGCAAGAACCCGCCGCCCTCGCGGTTACGCACTTCCAGCCCCGCATTGTGCCGGGTCAGCACCCGCTCCACGATCGCAAGGCCCAGCCCGGCGCCATTGGCCTGCCCGCGCGCGCTGTCCAGGCGCGTGAAGGGTTTCATCAGCTGCGCGATCTGGTCCGGCGGCACGCCGACGCCATGGTCGCCGATCTCGATCACGGCGCGCCGGCCGTGGCCCGTGGCCTTCACGCGCAGCACGATGTCGATGTCGGTGCACGCGGTATCCGGCGTCTTGCCGTAGCGGCGCGCGTTCTCGATGATGTTGTTGATCACGCGCCGCAGGTCGGTCGCGTTGCCCATCACGTGCACTCCCGGCATCAGGTCGGTCTTGACATGCAGGTCGGGAATGCGGGCCGCCTCGCGGCCGACGTCGGACAGCATCTCGGACAGGTTCACCGCCACGAAGGTGGCGGCCTCGGTCGGCTTGGCATAGTCGAGGAACTGGCCGATGATGGCGTCCATCTGCGCGATGTCCGACTGCATGCCTTCGCGCGCCTCCTGCGACAGATTGGCCATCTCGACCTCCAGCCCCATGCGCGCCAGCGGCGTGCGCAGGTCGTGCGAGATGCCGGCCAGGATCACGGCGCGGTCCTTCTCCACCTGCGCCAGGTCTTCCACCATCTGGTTGAAGCTGCGATTTGCCTCGATGATCTCTTGCGATCCCTTCTCGGGCAGGCGCGCGGGACGCTCGCCCTTGGCGATCGCGCGCGCGGCAGCCGTCAGGCGCGCCAGCGGGCGGTTGACCAGGCTCGAGATCAGCGCCGCGCCGACCACCGACAGCAGGCCCACCACCGTGGCCCAGCCCAGCCACTGCACGCGCGTCAGGCCGGCCAGGCGCTCGCGTTCCAGCATCAGCCAGTACTGGTCGTCCTCGATATTGAAGCTGATGTAGAAGCCCGGCACGCCATTCAGGCCGCTCGAGAAGCGCGTGCTGGCGCCCAGGCGCTCGCGCACCATGGCCGCGATCTCGGGCATCAGGGGATTGTTCGGCGGCGGCTCGACGACGTCGGTGTCTTCGAGCGTGAAGATGCGGATGCCTTCGCTGGACGCCAGTTCGAGCAGCAGCTCGCGCCGCAGGTCGGGCGCCGAGTGGGTCAGCGCGGCCTTGGTGATGGTCACCACCGACACCACCAGTTCGGCGGTCTGCTGCACCTGCGGGCCGCGCTGGACCACGCTGATCATGCCGATCCAGGCGCCCATCGACACCGCGGTCAGCACCGACATCAGGAAGAAGGTGCGCCAGAACAGGCCGCTCTTGAACCAGGCGAAGCGCAGCGCGCGCCGCGCTTGAACGAATGGGGCGAACACTAGCGCGGCTGGCCTTCAGGGATGAACACGTAGCCCAGGCCCCACACGGTCTGGATGTATAGCGGGCTCGATGGATCGGGTTCGATCAGCTTGCGCAGGCGCGAGATTTGCACGTCGAGCGAGCGGTCGAACACCTCGTATTCGCGGCCGCGGGCCAGTTCCATCAGCTTCTCGCGCGACAGCGGCTGGCGCGCATGGCGCGCGAATACCTTCAGCACCGAGAATTCGCCGGTCGTCAGCGGCACCGTCTCG
This portion of the Telluria beijingensis genome encodes:
- a CDS encoding ATP-binding protein, giving the protein MFAPFVQARRALRFAWFKSGLFWRTFFLMSVLTAVSMGAWIGMISVVQRGPQVQQTAELVVSVVTITKAALTHSAPDLRRELLLELASSEGIRIFTLEDTDVVEPPPNNPLMPEIAAMVRERLGASTRFSSGLNGVPGFYISFNIEDDQYWLMLERERLAGLTRVQWLGWATVVGLLSVVGAALISSLVNRPLARLTAAARAIAKGERPARLPEKGSQEIIEANRSFNQMVEDLAQVEKDRAVILAGISHDLRTPLARMGLEVEMANLSQEAREGMQSDIAQMDAIIGQFLDYAKPTEAATFVAVNLSEMLSDVGREAARIPDLHVKTDLMPGVHVMGNATDLRRVINNIIENARRYGKTPDTACTDIDIVLRVKATGHGRRAVIEIGDHGVGVPPDQIAQLMKPFTRLDSARGQANGAGLGLAIVERVLTRHNAGLEVRNREGGGFLLQVALPLAA